One genomic window of Amphiura filiformis chromosome 3, Afil_fr2py, whole genome shotgun sequence includes the following:
- the LOC140147420 gene encoding uncharacterized protein encodes MGMYPNMTTFFSISGPAYDVIKALTTAEFTPKKNFKGVAEVTIEYGMPPNSLRRVYQYPKGSKIPRRSLVVKIHVGPGKLPASPILIHPHHFCSGVANDGIIPLNMVEIRGRYNRDEMVKLSIFSQKGVIQQNMTARYKCPPVRDDESPTSTMCLT; translated from the exons ATGGGAATGTATCCTAATATGACAACGTTCTTCTCCATATCAGGACCAGCATATGATGTCATCAAAGCACTCACAACTGCCGAGTTTACACCAAAGAAGAACTTCAAGGGAGTGGCAGAAGTGACAATTGAATATGGAATGCCCCCGAATAGTTTGCGACGAGTTTACCAGTATCCGAAAG GTTCCAAGATTCCCAGGAGGTCATTGGTGGTAAAGATCCACGTTGGTCCTGGTAAATTGCCCGCTTCCCCAATACTCATCCATCCGCATCATTTCTGTAGTGGTGTTGCAAATGATGGTATCATACCACTCAATATGGTTGAGATTCGTGGACGCTACAATAGAGACGAAATGGTTAAACTGTCAATATTCTCTCAGAAAGGAGTAATCCAACAGAACATGACAGCTCGTT ATAAGTGTCCACCTGTAAGAGATGACGAGTCCCCAACCTCCACAATGTGCCTTACATGA